One segment of Saprospiraceae bacterium DNA contains the following:
- a CDS encoding nuclear transport factor 2 family protein encodes MRQSRAYYLLITAAFLTAALSAQREDKAIKAVINNFFAGMENGDTVLLKSACTDKPVFQTFMASKDSQMQVYTEDFDEFVRFIGTPTKDKYKEEITFEAIHAEKSLASVWTPYKFYVNGKVSHCGTNSFQLVKTTDGWKIQYIIDTRRRGCKE; translated from the coding sequence ATGCGACAAAGCCGTGCTTATTATTTATTGATTACCGCCGCGTTTCTGACGGCGGCTCTCTCCGCCCAAAGAGAAGACAAGGCCATCAAGGCCGTCATCAACAACTTTTTTGCAGGTATGGAAAACGGCGATACGGTGCTGCTCAAAAGCGCCTGCACCGACAAGCCTGTTTTCCAGACCTTCATGGCCAGCAAGGATAGCCAGATGCAGGTCTATACCGAGGACTTTGACGAATTTGTCCGCTTTATCGGCACGCCCACCAAAGACAAGTATAAGGAGGAAATCACGTTCGAAGCCATCCATGCCGAAAAATCGCTCGCCAGCGTATGGACGCCCTACAAATTCTATGTGAATGGCAAAGTGTCGCACTGCGGCACTAATTCTTTCCAATTAGTCAAGACCACCGATGGCTGGAAGATTCAATACATCATTGACACGCGACGGCGGGGGTGCAAGGAATGA
- a CDS encoding DoxX family protein, with the protein MKNILVWPLRLLVAGILLQTLFFKFTGAPESVWIFQTLGMEPWGRVGSGVVELVASALILWPRTTGLGAVVALGVMSGAILSHLTQLGIEVQGDGGLLFYLALLVFAGSAVLSWLHRREIPVVGKWFST; encoded by the coding sequence ATGAAAAACATCCTTGTGTGGCCACTCCGTCTGTTGGTGGCGGGCATTCTCCTGCAAACCCTTTTCTTCAAATTTACGGGCGCGCCCGAAAGTGTGTGGATTTTCCAAACGTTGGGCATGGAGCCTTGGGGTCGCGTCGGCTCCGGGGTGGTCGAGCTGGTGGCTTCTGCTTTGATATTATGGCCGCGCACCACTGGCTTGGGCGCTGTCGTCGCGTTGGGCGTGATGAGTGGCGCCATCCTCTCGCACCTTACCCAACTGGGCATCGAAGTGCAAGGCGATGGCGGCTTGTTGTTTTATCTGGCCCTCCTTGTTTTTGCCGGGAGCGCTGTGTTGTCTTGGCTGCATCGGCGGGAGATTCCGGTGGTCGGGAAATGGTTTTCGACATGA